The Suricata suricatta isolate VVHF042 chromosome 4, meerkat_22Aug2017_6uvM2_HiC, whole genome shotgun sequence genome includes a region encoding these proteins:
- the ITPRIPL1 gene encoding inositol 1,4,5-trisphosphate receptor-interacting protein-like 1, whose protein sequence is MAVISLLFLAVMYVVHHPLMVSDRMDLDTLARSRQLEKRMSEEMRQLELEFEERKRAAEQKQKAENFWRGDTSSDQLVLGKKDMGWPFQADGQEGPLGWLLGNLWNAGLFCLFLIFELLRQNMQHEPAFDSSSDEEEEEVRVVPVTSYNWLTDFPSREALESFYKHYVQNVTRDLSCTCEFVESFVDDLIEACRVLSRREAHPQLEDCLGIGAAFEKWGTRHETQKFDILVPIIPPKGTMFVLEMKDPALGRRCGSVLVESECVCKREKILGDVLCLVHHHGDHSALVSKCSSTIKVALCTGSHLDVCKTVQWFQNMVGNAWALVAHKYDFKLSLPPSTNSCKLRLDYPSGRFLSIRLVLGVQREDTLVYLVSQVPDQEQLTSVDWPESFAACEHLFLKLVGRFAPENTCHLKCLQIILSLRGLQSLPQGASRPILTSYHFKTALMHLLLRLPLTDWQHSMLSQRLQDILWFLGRGLQQRSLHHFLIGNTFLPLTIPIPKTFRNAEPVNLFQHLVLNPMAHSQAVEEFHNLLTQVKTLPCAPLAGVH, encoded by the coding sequence ATGGCTGTGATAAGCCTTCTGTTCCTGGCAGTGATGTATGTTGTCCACCACCCCTTGATGGTCAGTGACCGGATGGACCTGGACACACTAGCCAGAAGTCGGCAGCTGGAGAAGCGGATGAGTGAGGAGATGCGCCAGTTGGAGCTAGAGTTTgaagagagaaagcgagcagctgagcagaagcagaaggcagagaacTTCTGGAGAGGAGACACATCCAGTGACCAGTTAGTGCTGGGGAAGAAAGACATGGGGTGGCCCTTCCAGGCTGATGGCCAGGAGGGGCCACTGGGCTGGCTGCTGGGAAACCTGTGGAATGCTGGcctcttctgcctttttctcatCTTTGAGCTCCTGCGACAGAACATGCAGCATGAGCCGGCCTTTGATTCCAGcagtgatgaggaggaggaggaagtccGTGTTGTGCCTGTCACCTCCTATAACTGGCTTACTGACTTCCCCTCAAGGGAGGCCCTGGAATCCTTTTACAAACACTACGTCCAGAATGTCACCCGTGATCTGTCCTGCACCTGCGAATTCGTAGAGAGCTTTGTGGATGACCTCATTGAGGCCTGTCGGGTGCTCAGCCGCCGGGAGGCTCACCCACAGCTGGAGGACTGCCTGGGCATTGGGGCTGCCTTTGAGAAATGGGGAACCCGTCATGAGACTCAGAAATTTGATATCTTGGTGCCTATTATCCCCCCGAAAGGCACTATGTTTGTGCTGGAGATGAAGGATCCGGCCCTAGGCCGCCgctgtggctctgtgctggtggagTCAGAATGTGTGTGCAAGCGTGAGAAGATTCTGGGGGACGTGCTGTGCCTGGTGCACCACCACGGGGATCACTCGGCTCTCGTAAGCAAGTGTAGCAGTACCATCAAGGTGGCTCTCTGCACCGGCTCCCACCTGGACGTGTGCAAGACAGTACAGTGGTTCCAGAACATGGTGGGCAATGCCTGGGCCCTTGTGGCCCACAAGTATGACTTTAAGCTCAGCCTCCCACCATCTACCAACTCATGCAAGCTCAGGCTGGACTACCCTTCGGGCCGCTTTCTCTCAATCCGCTTGGTTCTGGGGGTGCAACGGGAAGACACGTTGGTCTACTTGGTGAGTCAGGTTCCTGACCAGGAACAGCTCACCAGTGTGGACTGGCCTGAGTCCTTTGCAGCCTGTGAACACTTGTTCCTGAAGCTGGTAGGGCGTTTTGCTCCAGAGAACACCTGTCACCTCAAGTGCCTCCAGATCATTTTAAGTCTCCGGGGCCTTCAGAGCTTACCCCAGGGAGCATCTCGTCCCATCCTCACCTCTTACCACTTCAAAACAGCCCTCATGCACCTGTTGCTGCGGCTGCCCCTAACAGACTGGCAGCATAGCATGCTCTCCCAGCGGCTCCAGGACATCCTCTGGTTCTTGGGCCGTGGCCTCCAGCAAAGGTCCCTCCATCACTTCCTTATTGGTAACACCTTCCTGCCCCTGACCATCCCGATCCCTAAGACATTTCGGAACGCTGAGCCTGTCAATCTCTTCCAACACCTGGTGCTAAACCCCATGGCACACTCACAGGCAGTGGAAGAATTCCACAACCTTCTGACCCAAGTGAAAACGCTGCCCTGTGCCCCACTGGCTGGGGTACATTAA